GTGAAGCACcgtgtcgatcgccaagtcttccccaaagtcaacattcaacttgcgaagacgatcgacatacctttgcatcttttgtaggtgcatggtaagagattctccatgacccattttggcgaaaatcatgttagtgaaaatctcgtaacgctcttgcctcgcgttttggtggtatctctccaacaagtcttgatgcatttcatacggatacatgtccttataggacttttggaattcggcattcatggtggctatcatgatgcaatgtaccttcgttgcatcacgctcgtgagtttcaaaagcgttcatttcagccggagtagcgatttctgggttgatcttctcgagcttctcatcgaggacatactccttgtcctcatagcgagcaattgtgcgaatgtatattatccattcgctaaagttcgtcccatcgaaagtgactttttgacaaaggctcatcaatgtgaatgaactagcagcagcgttgtttgcgttcgacatctacaaatagaaaggacaaagatagattagaatatgaatccctaattatcacccaataagaaaaattagggctaggatccaacaacaatatttacatattagaaaagggatgccgtcatccaacatgcaaataatatgaaggtaagtgaatgacgattcactaattctccaccataaaaacataactttaagttctaaatgtattgagaattcctaggtttggatgagattcattgaaacttttcaatcgcatgtttaaatctcgatatgcccctctcgtttatgactgggataccgaggatcacaaagtgggtatgaattaccatgcaaattcacatggtgccttcattgtaacgatcacctattcgatgtgccggtaaaccacacacgctccatcgaactatgataaacaattaatcaccctttgccacctttgcttagaaccaattagtgtgccggtaaaccacacgcgctccactaacttcttagcaagggtgcaaagtgtaaaccacacgcgctccactatatatatatatatatatatatatatatatatatatatatatatatatatatatatatatatattaatcttgtaatattatattagtacagggttggattttaaatttgtaaaattctagggtttgaaatttaaattgtcaaaattaaacttttaatcacaaaacataaatttcaaaacttgagggcaagttttaaacttttaaaacatagagaatcaaataacaaataatcttaattaacaattaattccataattatccatatttgatttatttactgatttcttgcaaaacaatttcccaaataaaataattaatcaattatcacataaggaaacaaatattttattaattgataaatatcttcaattaagtcaagaatatactcatatatatcataaaatcggatttatattgatctaatatgattaaggcaagtatctcaaagataaacagcaagaaatcccgaagtttcctctttctgacgctcgaactcgccgactacccagatggactcgccgagttgagcctactcgccgagtaccaccatgggactcgctgatttcatcaggcagaggacaaaaaaacgatttttttcagcaacaaacaagcaatcaaagtatcaattcaatagaaaccaaccagtctctgataccactgatgggttttagccatatgaacattcttatgtgcacatgcaaccctaatgcttggatctaggtttctctaattgaacatacattgaatccaagacttctaatggctactatacaataataacaataagaaatcagagattagaagtttaccttgaatcacttgcttgatcttgttgtccttgaggctttagagtcacaattgccactcctctaatggtttacaaacaccaacttgcaagaagatgatttaggagaaagGAGAGATGAGcaagaattcggccagggtttccttAGAGACAAGAGTACCGAATTCCCtcagccctaggggtctatttatacttgtaaggctcctagggtttcacccttaaaccctaattggataacttaagccctaagtaatccaaatcctttccatgataagccttggacgattttatggctatcctaagccctagaaatcatccaCCTCTTATCCttaaaggatatatagcccaaagtgcaactatcaaacaattgacagtttatacctctttatttaattaatctctttaagtcaccaaattaattcccaattaatttacaacttatattaatcaaataaattccttataatatattaataatattccttctctcattataaatcatcctgtcaagttgctatggtgaaggcaacccaaaaggaccatgcacaaccgggtcaaatgcttgcctaatatagttgtagccttagacattattccaacactTTGAACATGAGACTTCAGTTCCATGGAGTtggtctccattggaatactctataatgtatgttgacaagtctttgtgactttgtgcataatcattacaagaggatcaatgcatataagtttagaatcaaacagatttaggtaaatagCAGTAATATGGAATTCTTGCActtgcagtaaggaattgggagtgtgaaatgagaatcattggaaatatgttcaatcgatctatttcacaaagtaaagatcatagaaaaacttagtatgcatacttggtgtatggcatgactagtgtttacaaaaacatagtgtacatgcttggagcatgggacaactattgttttaattcaagtataaagctgatagtttgaaacagtatgcaatgaatgatagGTAATGAATATGgggataaataaaagatgttttatttatattcataagttctgagaccatactggattcgattattcttgtgtttcactttgcatgttttgacttccagaataactaggtcgttgaaagaacataattttgtggtttgagctaggcatcattTTGTATAGGTGATAGTGTCATTTTTGTAGTGATTGTGTGTTGTCTTGTAATGTGTGTTGCCACACatgtgtgtgtggccgcacacagtgtgtgcggccacactcaTGTGTTCGGCTGCACACTCTTGTGCTGGTAGAAGGAGTACTATTTAAAGCAACTGAGTTGTGTCAGTTTGCACTTTTGGTTGTGTGTAATCACGTGTGCGGCTGTGTGTAATCACGTGTGCGGTTGTGTGTGATCACGTGTGCGGCttcattttttattgttttgtCCTAATAACTTTGTGTGTTAACTTTCAGATTAACATAGGAGACATGGAATTTGCTAAAGCTCATAATTCTGCAATTTTTCTCGAAGACCCTCCTGCAGTCCACAATGACTTGAAATTCATTATGGATGGCTTGAAGAAATCCTGTTTGGTTCATGCTCTAACTACAAATCCTGCTATCTACCAAAGTTTGATTAAGGAGTTCTGGAGGAGTTCTGTTGTAAAGAAGAATGGTCAGGGTGAAAAATTTGTTGAAGCAACAATCGAAGACAAGAAAATTCGAGTAATAGAAAGCATTATTAGAGAATCTCTCCAAATTGAGGACAGACCTGAGTACCCCATGGAGATTGATGTTCAGCAAACTCAGGAAGTATTAGAGCATATGGGATACGAGGGAACTTTTCCTCCTACAATTACGAAGCTGCTTCCTCCTTGCTGGAAGTACTTGGCTCATGTGTTCGTGAGCTGCATTTCCGGACGAAGATCAGGAGCAAACGAGATTTCTCTGGCCAACACTGGTGCCATTCCAGCATTGCCGGCAGGTTTTAAGTTTAATTTCTCAAAATTCATAATGAATGAAATGATTCTAAATTTCGAAGGGAGCAAAAATCTTCAATATCCGTCGATGCGGCTCTCCGCTCTCTTCTCCGTCCTATCGTTGTTTCTTCCCTGCCTCGTTAATTAATTTCTATCACCGGAGCCGCCTAGGTCTAGATCAACCTCCGCTCTCTTTTTGCACCGTGCGTCTCCAATTAAATCAGTTTGTTCCGTCATAGCTTGCGATGTATCTACTACACTCTCACTAATTTAAGAATACATTCATCACCTTCATTCGCTCTTTCCCTTTCACGATTGCATCCTCCCACACTGGCCATATCTCTGGCGGACATCTCCGGTGGACATCGGTCATTGATCCGACTTCGACACTTCATGCTCTGCCTCTGTCACTCCACATCGCCGCCGCCGCCGTGTCATCAGGTAAGCTGATTAAATGATGGAGCGACAAAGGGACAGAGATGAAGATGATAAATAAAAGAGAATAAGAGATGATGATAGATACATGAGTGAAAGAGACAGTCAAGATAGGAGGCTCATTAATAAGAGTGATGAAGAAGATGCAGATGGTAAGAGGGGACGAGATAGGAACAAGGAAATTGTTAATGATAGGAACAGGAATAGGAGTGATGATGAAGATGCAAATGATAGGAATGGGGATAAGAGGCGTGGTGATGATTATGCTAATGATAGGAGGAGGAGAAGAGATGGATGGAGTGACAATGAAGATAAAAATGATAAAAGGAGAGACAAAAAGAAAGATAAAGGTAGGGATGAGGAAGATCATAATGACAAGAGAAGAGGAAGGagggatgatgatgaagatggtaATTATAGGAGGAACAAGGAAAGGAAAAGAGGTAGGAGCAAGGACATAAGGAGTGATGATGAAGATGGACATGATAAGAACAACAGAAACAAGAAAAGAATTGATGAACATGATCAAAGTGATGAAGAAGTTGGTGAAATCAGGAAAACAGGGAAAAAGAATGAGGACATAAGTGATGAAGAAGATGGTGAGATGAGGAAAAGTGGTAGAAAAGGGAAGTATGATGATACGAGTGATAAGGAAATTGGTGAAATCAGGAAGAGAGGGAGAAAGGGTAAGGATAAAAGgagtgatgatgaagatgataaatACAAAAGGAGAAGGAATAGGAACAAATATGAAAAGAATGATGACGAAGATTATAAAAGGGACAGAAAGAGGAATGGCGATCATAAAGAAAgaagatgaatctaatgatgtattgatgatatgaattatgctccttacaatagattctctctcacacacacacttcttctctctaactttctctctctacaagatgCTCTCTTCTCACCTTCTTTCcaaccgtacactcccacatgcactcctctatttatatggacctccagccatacacatgtgtatagCCGCACACCCTATGTACGATCGTACACAggatgtgcggccgtacacacgtgtacggccgtacacacaaaccgcaaacacatacaacattacataaaaatatattttcctagaaaagcaaaatataaaccatatttttgacccaacaatctcccccttggtttatagcttaaTTTTCTAActggcccaacaaactccccctaaaaagcaGCTGgctttcttgtcaatcttcaatgagagctttGGCTTCATcttaatcttcaaatttcttcacaacatcaagatggacatatgaatcttcaataaatgaattcatcttgagcggttgagtatttcttcaaaattgacataaaacgcacattgggtgaggaggcttgatgtactggttcttgaaagatagcgatttcagcttgagaatctacagagaaaacatcagagagaacaaatcttctggatcacttcagcaggtacaaagatagcaacgGACTGATTGAGGAGGATTCAATGCAATTTGTCACATATTCTTCagtttcagcttcaccttgcttctggggttgaaggatggaatgtcgaaagaataatcttcatttcttgctcctccgaatgcgaattcttcgatgctcacacatgaagccttggctcaaaaatcttcaacagaaactccatgagtcttatctatacctgaaatcacttttcaagacaaaacaaaactaaaagaaaaattaacacataaaataaaaatagaaacaaaaatatttttggattttctgatttttctaaacaagaaataacactatttttggattttaattttctgatttttgtttgatttttgaattatttttaattctccccctaaaatttatgcatagaggaaaactatgaaaaaatttaacaaaaataaaatgatatctaactttaagaatgatttgggatcaagtttttagacagcctttatccgcttgttggtaccttccatcttcatgtctttgtctggtcgatcgtcggtattgttgtccacttaaacacgaaaaattgtgacaaaattaggacatactataagtgacaagacaatgtgatcctaagttcctagatattatatctaatcctaagtttctagatattatatcttaaggaccattcagctgacgaggaccagggatattgttgtccacctaaattgagcagcgagatctatagacaatctttaagtgttcaattttaattgtactggaacatgtttcccgcttccagatatgccccggtaatcaaggacttccagagtacaccttacatcggatgagcagaccatcattaggggagaagatagattcagagtattatcacttatagtgcatatgctgtgtgccaggtcggattgttagtcacgcaatggagacagcatatggctaacagataagaggaattttatatgtatatatatgtataatatgcagagaaatagagttgcatatgttacagtccaggtcggatcttttccaatcacgcagaggatgtaacatatgactaacaaacagaaagaaagaaaatgattttctatagacctaatttatcggaatttaccagttgccccattaataccggaattaaggatagaatccgcacatggaggaaaagttaaaccacagttccagatacgggttcatttaatgtgacgagtagattcccatatatctccctgctcaacctatccaagcgtcatattgtcaggctaaacggatctaactaggtcaagatttgtcaagtcatttgatttcttaagttcaactcttcctagtcatgtccatttagaatctttcgtgcctaccgacgcatcaaaccagagcatagacccttcaactttgggtacgttacgcagactcatattgcccgttatcactcatttcccaaaacatctccctcaagcacattccataaccaacatatttttttattttttaattttttttttatttttaaaattttctaatttttgttttgtttttatttctccccctaaatttgtgcatatgatAGAAACCAAAGTAAACGCGCAAATTTAAagtatcctaaaacaaaaattagtctttaaagcgaatcagcttaagataaactcaagagtatagagaataaaactcaaaccgtaagtcaccgattggatttgcatccagaaggtctgagaacagcacgcgtaatctcagaacagatccgaaaattcttcatgtcgttaagcacagACCCCatatgatcccttcctttcttcccttcccgcaaaggacacatactttcAAATAATgtatgaatgttgtacagttgagagatgtcccctatcaagtgccaggagcagccactaccaacaaaccgaagtctgatgatatgcctccatagctgctccgacacagagcgggatcagttggtctttggaacccagtccattttgaaactgggtcgacctttgtcatccttgcacggtactctctcccatgacatatcctgtttatcacaaatagaagatgaagaaatattagagtcattagttgatttgggagagtgagcctttggaacccatttgtagttgggtttaacccatttctttttcgatctgatgggtggctcagcacttgattttgaacttaaTGTCGGACGTTGAGATGACATTGATTTTGGATTTATGGGAGCATTTCTTGGATTTAACTTCTTGGCTGACtttcccttcttgaccttgggatttGATTTCCTGGCCTTGGAAGTTGAACTCTTGCCCTTCGTGTCATTACAGtcgccattgtctgaacgtgaccttgaggggtttcttttgaagtatctccctcttggcgtgttctgccacccttgtgcatagtaaggaacgtatgctcGATtgggacaatttctggcaatgtgtctaggtgttccacagtgaaaacaagtctttttcttcactgtgaagttgtttcttcctgcccctggtggcgtgtctttgccttgtctcttacttttcccacacgcacagcTGCAACATGTCGGCTGTTTCACTTGACTTGGTGGCCTATAATTCTCaatagcaggttgatcagaagcaactgaattcgaagcaacagattcagagttcaaggagatgttggtttgttcaatgttgttctccttgttctcatcctctactactttacctgcacatgaagtagaagcattagtatcgttcagctcagcaccctcagttggccctgattgttcagtcttaactgaatctggagcaggggtttggccatactgagcaggcatttcttcctcattggtctcaaagggtgggttataattgtgattaaaaggaggtggcacactgtgataccctagacccttggtttgattatctttaaaactcagttgattttctactaaggactcgactgtcttacttgatgcagtgtaatttttgaaactaacatctgtttttccacacttaatttttaaagcgtcaagttcctcagttacagcaacaagtttgcatttaatgtgatcataattttcacacttgttgctgtaatcttctagtaatttcctaaagtccttagtcttggcctctaattgtgcttttaaaggtttctgacctttccttagagtatggccttcatatttaaggtcctcattttccctttttagcaaatcaatttgttcgcgaagaaatttaatcgtagctttacaagatggagtacatgaaacttcatttaccggaattgatatGGAactcatttattattattattaatattattttttaatttttttaaattttttttatatttttaattgcccTTTTACTTAAAAActgagaaagtcaaccttaaaagtcaaatttaaaaagtcaaactcaaaagtcagacttgaaaagtcaaaccgaaaagccaaatttgaaaaattaaaagtcaaacgagaaagtcaaaatttaaagtcaaaggtcaacttttaaaagtcaaagtcaaaattttaagtaaaaagacaaaaataaaagttaaaatttaaaaactaaaatttttgggttgaaaatggaatttaaaataaaaggaaatggatttttgggttaaaagtgctaattttcgaaaataataACCGAGAAGGAGTCTTTAAGAATTAAAAATGGGAGTTAAATAACAAGAATCaggctagaagagatggtaaggCTCTTAGTTGATCGACCAAGGTACCCGGGTTCGATCCCCTGCAGCCCTAATTCCCCTTCCCCTTTTTTTAAATATGAAGCTGCTGTGCGAGGTGAGCCAAATGCAAGCCGAACACGCTGTTGATCCGAGAGCGAGTCAGCTGAGCCGAGAATCCGAGGCGAGACCGAGAACCGAAGACCTAGCCGCACACTCCGAGCCGCAATCCGAGACCGCACACCGAGCCGTGTACTCCGATCCGCACACCGAGCCGCACTCCTTCAATCAGCAGCACACCTTCAAccgggccgcacaccttcaacagattcgcaaaaaaaacgacgtttttcaccttttttgctccaaaactcgatcaaaaactcgtttttatgaaaaatgcaaagaggtaaccccccttatttttgcgagatatatccaaaaacgctattctcttttcaaaataagatcaaataagctccagatctgaaaaaaaattgattgatacaaccaagctctgataccaattgtaagtccccaaaattgcttgtgtgtcaatcagatccaattgatggtgcagaatcccaatcaattggatgatgtcagataaaaatagaagagaatgagaagaagaagaagatgaatctaatgatgtattgatgatatgaattatgctccttacaatagattctcacacacacacacacacacttcttctctctaactttctctctctacaagatgCTCTCTTCTCACCTTCTTTCCAACCATACACTCctacatgcactcctctatttatatggacctccagccatacacatgtgtacagccgtacaccctgtgtacggccgtacacacaaaccgcaaacacatacaacattacataaaaatatattttactagaaaaacaaagtataaaccatatttttgacccaacagtcGTTCTTCCTGattaactaagttattcaaaccatccacagtcgtttatgttggaagtagatatgaatcacgactgtcatgggttggcttgtagaggtctaagatgttggacaaagtggtgttacaacactcatgagtgctcataagttctgagtattggattcaacccacgcttatTGGAATCACTTCTTGAATTTTttacaagtgatcatgagacgataatatcttatattcttcaaacctagagatatgagttgttgactatgggTTGgtcatacattgattgcacgaaaacgtattggtaactcgatgttataaaacgtgcctttatgtatgattcaacaagtagtagaacaagcatatgagttgaagtttatcgattccttttacccttgaaggatagaagcgatatctatgggcccctcgatgatttagtgatgacctcccgaagtgcttggccaagcctggactaatgtGATTTGTTCATTTAGTCGTTCATCATAAATCGGGAaacaggaaacaacaaatggacagagagaatgattataatccatgtctcaatccatatgatatctagaatggaggaatatatcatcccttatctaatggacaagtcattgactagattagagttcgacaacggctttaagagctacgattgctagtcgggttttggagtcatacgcaataatagttttagacttatccaagtaggagactgttggattagatgtgtaagcccataactattatttgtatgtatttgacccgagagtagcatggtccatttgggttgcacttcaccggaacaatttatatggataatcctttgagaatagtatgtttatgatttagattaatatattataagttctaatatattaatatggaatcatattatttaattagtattgatc
The genomic region above belongs to Lactuca sativa cultivar Salinas chromosome 4, Lsat_Salinas_v11, whole genome shotgun sequence and contains:
- the LOC111904686 gene encoding uncharacterized protein LOC111904686; protein product: MSERDSQDRRLINKSDEEDADGKRGRDRNKEIVNDRNRNRSDDEDANDRNGDKRRGDDYANDRRRRRDGWSDNEDKNDKRRDKKKDKGRDEEDHNDKRRGRRDDDEDGNYRRNKERKRGRSKDIRSDDEDGHDKNNRNKKRIDEHDQSDEEVGEIRKTGKKNEDISDEEDGEMRKSGRKGKYDDTSDKEIGEIRKRGRKGKDKRSDDEDDKYKRRRNRNKYEKNDDEDYKRDRKRNGDHKERR